A section of the Streptomyces sp. Je 1-369 genome encodes:
- a CDS encoding TetR/AcrR family transcriptional regulator: protein MRADARKNRDHLLAVAGAAIAEQGVDVALRDIARRADVGLATLLRHFPTREALLDALLRTGFDELTENACALETSDAPGDALVSWLRDGVAWTTEYRGATVLMAAAIEDPESALHASCVTLRAAGARLLIRAQEAGAARDDIDGADLFALIAMLAWLGDQPSLAPRADHLFDVVAGAVLTSTVSPC from the coding sequence ATGCGGGCCGACGCCAGGAAGAACCGCGACCACCTGCTCGCCGTAGCGGGCGCCGCCATCGCCGAGCAGGGCGTCGACGTGGCCCTGCGCGACATCGCGCGCAGGGCCGACGTCGGGCTCGCGACGCTGCTGCGGCACTTCCCGACGCGCGAGGCACTGCTCGACGCCCTGCTCCGCACGGGCTTCGACGAACTGACGGAGAACGCGTGCGCGCTGGAGACGTCGGACGCGCCCGGGGACGCCCTCGTCTCATGGCTGCGGGACGGCGTCGCCTGGACGACCGAGTACCGGGGCGCGACGGTACTGATGGCCGCCGCGATCGAGGACCCCGAATCCGCGCTCCACGCGTCGTGCGTGACCCTGCGCGCGGCCGGAGCACGGCTGCTCATCCGCGCCCAGGAAGCGGGCGCGGCGCGGGACGACATCGACGGCGCCGACCTGTTCGCGCTGATCGCCATGCTCGCCTGGCTCGGCGACCAGCCCTCGCTCGCCCCCCGCGCCGACCACCTCTTCGACGTCGTCGCAGGCGCGGTCCTGACGAGCACGGTCAGCCCATGCTGA
- a CDS encoding DinB family protein: MPDTTTLDQPAATGERADLLESLAHHRTMLRVTARGLTDEQAGLRTTASELCIGGIIKHVTSVERVWAAFIQDGLAALGDVTDLTDEDWAQRAAEFRMLPGETLAGVLDAYEQVAIRTDEVVRSLPGLDVSHPLPEAPWFEPGGRWSARRTLLHVIGETAQHAGHADIIRESLDGALSMG, from the coding sequence ATGCCCGACACCACGACCCTCGACCAGCCTGCTGCCACCGGCGAGCGTGCCGACCTGCTGGAGTCGCTGGCCCACCACCGGACGATGCTGCGCGTCACCGCGCGCGGCCTCACCGACGAGCAGGCGGGCCTGCGCACCACCGCGAGCGAGTTGTGTATCGGCGGCATCATCAAGCACGTCACCTCGGTCGAGAGGGTGTGGGCCGCCTTCATCCAGGACGGCCTGGCGGCACTCGGCGACGTCACCGACCTGACCGACGAGGACTGGGCGCAGCGCGCCGCGGAGTTCCGGATGCTGCCCGGCGAGACGCTGGCGGGCGTACTCGACGCGTACGAGCAAGTCGCCATCCGCACCGACGAGGTGGTGCGCTCGCTGCCCGGCCTGGACGTGTCCCACCCCCTGCCGGAGGCCCCCTGGTTTGAGCCCGGTGGGCGGTGGTCGGCCCGCCGGACCCTCCTGCACGTCATCGGCGAGACCGCGCAGCACGCGGGTCACGCGGACATCATCCGTGAGTCCCTGGACGGCGCCCTCAGCATGGGCTGA
- a CDS encoding helix-turn-helix domain-containing protein, with amino-acid sequence MNRSRGAIPGVERAVDAVELFERASAGLRRLVPFDSAVWRATDPETGLITAPMLVQNLGSGEGCAAYWENELLEETVVPYRELARAAVPAAGLRDVTGDLPARSARYRRLLRGWGVHDELRAVLRIGDRPWGLVSLFREAEPFRPDEIALVADQSRPLATLLRGFARPPAPVPRTAVPAPGLILFDGTGEAMSINDEARQHLASMPRGPSFPSPLGVRLPIWVIGTALQARAVAGGRDHGDARVRVRTTEGRWLVCHASCLTGPGGRPGPVALVIEPPAPADLAVLIAEAYGLTPRELEITQLVSRGMTTSEIAATLFITPHTVRDRIKTLFAKVGVSSRGELVSRLFTEHYWPK; translated from the coding sequence ATGAACCGATCGCGCGGAGCGATACCGGGCGTCGAACGGGCAGTGGACGCAGTCGAGTTGTTCGAGCGGGCATCGGCCGGACTGCGCCGCCTCGTCCCGTTCGACTCGGCGGTGTGGCGGGCCACGGACCCGGAGACGGGCCTGATCACGGCGCCGATGCTGGTGCAGAACCTCGGCTCGGGGGAGGGCTGCGCCGCGTACTGGGAGAACGAGCTCCTGGAGGAGACCGTCGTGCCGTACCGGGAGTTGGCCCGCGCGGCCGTCCCGGCGGCCGGGCTGCGCGACGTCACCGGCGACCTCCCCGCCCGCAGCGCCCGCTACCGGCGCCTCCTGCGCGGGTGGGGCGTGCACGACGAACTGCGGGCCGTGCTGCGGATCGGCGACCGCCCGTGGGGTCTGGTCAGCCTCTTCCGCGAAGCCGAGCCGTTCCGCCCGGACGAGATCGCCCTGGTCGCCGACCAGTCCCGCCCCCTGGCCACGCTGCTACGAGGCTTCGCGCGCCCGCCCGCACCCGTCCCCCGCACCGCCGTGCCCGCGCCGGGCCTCATCCTCTTCGACGGAACCGGCGAGGCGATGTCGATCAACGACGAGGCGCGGCAGCACCTCGCGTCCATGCCGCGGGGCCCGTCCTTCCCCTCCCCCCTGGGCGTACGGCTGCCGATCTGGGTGATCGGCACGGCGCTCCAGGCCCGCGCGGTCGCCGGCGGCCGCGACCACGGGGACGCGCGCGTGCGCGTCCGGACCACGGAGGGCCGCTGGCTGGTCTGCCACGCGTCGTGCCTCACGGGTCCCGGCGGGCGGCCGGGCCCGGTGGCCCTCGTCATCGAACCTCCGGCCCCCGCCGACCTGGCGGTCCTGATCGCCGAGGCGTACGGGCTGACGCCGCGCGAGCTGGAGATCACGCAGCTCGTCTCGCGCGGGATGACGACATCGGAGATCGCCGCGACGCTGTTCATCACCCCGCACACGGTCCGCGACCGCATCAAGACCCTCTTCGCCAAGGTCGGAGTCTCCAGCCGGGGCGAGCTGGTGTCCCGCCTCTTCACGGAGCACTACTGGCCGAAGTGA
- a CDS encoding FAD/NAD(P)-binding protein produces MDLDLGLNLDPDPDPDPDLAVVGGGAAAVALLDALATGATPPSAPGTIRVFEPSPHLWRGRPYGPDLDVVRVNVPPGISSIRHGDTGHYADWLGERAADHIDPLLGLPVIPRALYGEYLTHTAEKAVAALAEQGRPVEVVPARVTGVARQGARLVLRTADGQEYAAAQVALCVGTGTPPDLYGLTGTPGYTADPYPLAATLDHVPTDSDIAVIGSGLTAVDVVVALDARGHQGRIALHSRTGVLPYVWQRPIEGRRPQHLTAERVAELHATHGTVTLDALTDLLREELAGRGGDFDALTAELRTTTTTDPAHRLRQQLDAVDDPRAGRRVLQSAAHAVGPYAWRLLPEADRARLRHHFRTAAAVASPMVPVNASVLMRLLDSGQLTIVPGDVRRALATAPPRTVVNAVNPPPQSIPVGARHLVASLVDTGLGTLHPAGGLLPADPRVHVVGDLAAGGSFITPSIPGVAAQASRTAQALRAPLS; encoded by the coding sequence ATGGACCTCGACCTCGGCCTCAACCTCGACCCCGATCCCGACCCCGACCCCGACCTCGCCGTCGTCGGAGGAGGAGCCGCAGCCGTCGCCCTGCTGGACGCCCTGGCCACCGGGGCCACCCCTCCATCCGCCCCCGGCACCATCCGCGTCTTCGAACCCTCCCCGCACCTGTGGCGGGGGCGGCCCTACGGACCCGACCTGGACGTGGTCCGCGTCAACGTTCCGCCCGGCATCTCGTCCATCCGCCACGGCGACACCGGCCACTACGCGGACTGGCTGGGCGAGCGGGCCGCCGACCACATCGACCCGCTCCTCGGCCTCCCCGTGATCCCGCGCGCCCTCTACGGCGAGTACTTGACGCACACCGCCGAGAAGGCGGTGGCCGCGCTGGCCGAGCAGGGGCGGCCGGTGGAGGTCGTGCCCGCCCGCGTCACCGGCGTCGCCCGCCAAGGCGCACGGCTCGTACTCCGCACGGCGGACGGCCAGGAGTACGCCGCCGCGCAAGTCGCCCTGTGCGTGGGCACGGGCACTCCCCCGGACCTGTACGGCCTCACGGGCACCCCGGGCTACACCGCCGACCCCTATCCGCTGGCCGCCACCCTCGACCACGTCCCCACGGACAGCGACATCGCCGTGATCGGCAGCGGCCTCACCGCCGTCGACGTCGTCGTGGCCCTCGACGCACGCGGGCACCAGGGGCGGATCGCGCTGCACTCGCGCACCGGTGTCCTGCCATACGTCTGGCAGCGCCCGATCGAGGGACGCCGCCCCCAGCACCTCACCGCCGAACGCGTGGCGGAGCTGCACGCGACCCACGGAACCGTCACCCTCGACGCCCTCACCGACCTGCTCCGGGAGGAACTAGCGGGCAGGGGTGGCGACTTCGATGCCCTCACCGCGGAGCTGCGCACCACGACAACAACAGACCCGGCCCACCGGCTCCGGCAGCAGCTCGACGCCGTCGACGACCCCCGCGCCGGCCGCCGCGTCCTCCAGTCGGCCGCGCACGCCGTCGGCCCGTACGCCTGGCGTCTGCTGCCCGAGGCCGACCGGGCGCGCCTGCGCCACCACTTCCGTACGGCCGCCGCCGTGGCCTCCCCCATGGTCCCGGTGAACGCGTCCGTCCTGATGCGGCTGCTGGACTCCGGTCAGCTGACGATCGTTCCCGGCGACGTACGACGGGCCCTGGCGACCGCGCCTCCCCGCACCGTCGTCAACGCCGTGAACCCGCCCCCGCAGTCGATACCCGTCGGCGCCCGCCACCTCGTCGCCTCCCTGGTCGACACCGGTCTCGGCACGCTCCATCCGGCGGGCGGCCTGCTCCCCGCCGACCCGCGCGTCCACGTCGTCGGCGACCTCGCCGCCGGCGGCTCCTTCATCACGCCGAGCATCCCCGGTGTCGCCGCCCAGGCGTCCCGCACGGCCCAAGCGCTCCGCGCACCTCTTTCGTGA
- a CDS encoding S8 family peptidase, whose protein sequence is MRNHARGAGAATVAAAAAMALAAGTTGPASATPATTRAPAADPAHDRTSRLTLLTGDRVTVDRSGRVTGFRPAKGRERIPVRTQRLPNGHTLVLPSDARRLIADGTVDQRLFDTAELKRARDLKLIVGYDGRADAKATAHAKVRIRAAGHTTVRRTLHALNAEALTTPPQDTAALWKALTSRKDGISHVWPDATRKATLDKSVKQIGADKAWSAGYDGTGVKVAVLDSGVDATHPDLKGRILAEKNFSTAPDAKDRRGHGTHVASIAAGTGAESGGKFKGVAPGAKLLSGKVLDDSGEGDDSGIIAGMDWAAAQGADVVNLSIGGYDTPGIDPLEAAVDKLSKDKGILFTVSAGNDGGTRSVNSPGSADAALTVGAVDDNDELAEFSSQGPRVGDGAIKPDVTAPGVDITAAAAPGSAIEKEVGQNPEGYLTISGTSMAAPHAAGAAALLKQQHPDWKHAELKGALTGSTQGDGTYTPFQQGSGRIAVDRAIKQTVIADPVSVGFGTQLWPHTDDKPVTKKVTYRNLGKDEVTLDLTVSATDPEGSPAPAGFFTLGAKKVAVPAGGTASVDLTVDTRPGGTVNGTYSAYVVAEGGGRTVRTAAAVEREIERYDVTLKTIGRDGRPTPHHDSSMSAITGADKGLNLFPRGGTAKVRVAKGSYLLDWSIHVDPDDADNGTDWLVQPRLTVDKNMTVTLDARKAKPVDITVPDRDAKQVSGEPRYLYEGYESSPTNATFKGLRTAHLGPEVPEGFSEQWLGTWTKGAGTRYDMLLGGTVKKLSTGYTKHLKRADFATVKVRTGASAPGRTGSLSVAGYLPAAGGISRIFEPTKLPRTTTTYVTATGGTKWGIGFDQYGDKDEEGEPILEGYYEMAPAAFTAGRGYTRTFNVGAFGPALNAPDTGIFREGDKLGGRIPVVADGEGHPGWSAYSAEKSTLYRNGTKIAENDDPVSGGETFTVPAGDAEYRLTASVRRDPKVAAASSRVEASWTFRSKNTTARTELPVSTARFTPKLDLSSRAPAGATQSVPVTVQGAAAGPGNLKSLAVYVSYDDGRAWKRVTVRDGGVSVKNPAKGKGISFRAKITDKDGNKSSVSLHNAYYGK, encoded by the coding sequence TTGCGCAACCACGCCAGAGGAGCGGGCGCGGCCACCGTCGCCGCGGCCGCCGCCATGGCCCTCGCGGCGGGCACGACCGGCCCCGCGTCGGCCACACCTGCCACCACCCGGGCCCCGGCGGCGGACCCCGCCCACGACCGGACCAGCCGCCTCACCCTCCTCACCGGAGACCGCGTCACCGTCGACCGCTCGGGGCGCGTCACCGGCTTCCGGCCCGCGAAGGGGCGCGAACGCATACCCGTGCGGACGCAGCGGCTGCCGAACGGCCACACGCTCGTCCTGCCCTCCGACGCGCGGCGCCTGATCGCCGACGGCACCGTCGACCAACGGCTTTTCGACACGGCCGAGTTGAAGCGAGCAAGGGACTTGAAGCTCATCGTCGGGTACGACGGACGCGCCGACGCCAAAGCCACCGCCCACGCCAAAGTCCGCATCCGCGCCGCAGGCCACACCACCGTCCGCAGAACCCTGCACGCCCTGAACGCCGAAGCCCTCACCACCCCGCCCCAGGACACCGCCGCCCTGTGGAAGGCGCTGACCAGCCGCAAGGACGGCATCAGCCACGTCTGGCCCGACGCCACCCGTAAAGCCACCCTCGACAAGAGCGTCAAGCAGATCGGCGCCGACAAGGCCTGGTCGGCCGGGTACGACGGCACGGGCGTCAAGGTCGCCGTGCTCGACTCCGGCGTCGACGCCACGCACCCCGACCTCAAGGGCCGGATCCTCGCCGAGAAGAACTTCTCCACCGCGCCGGACGCCAAGGACCGCCGCGGCCACGGCACGCACGTCGCCTCCATCGCCGCCGGCACGGGCGCCGAGTCGGGCGGGAAGTTCAAGGGCGTCGCACCCGGCGCCAAGCTGCTCAGCGGCAAGGTCCTCGACGACAGCGGCGAAGGCGACGACTCCGGGATCATCGCGGGCATGGACTGGGCGGCCGCGCAAGGCGCCGACGTCGTCAACCTCAGCATCGGCGGCTACGACACCCCCGGCATCGACCCGCTCGAAGCCGCCGTCGACAAGCTCTCCAAGGACAAGGGCATCCTCTTCACCGTCTCGGCGGGCAACGACGGCGGCACCAGGTCGGTGAACTCCCCCGGCAGCGCGGACGCCGCCCTCACCGTCGGCGCCGTCGACGACAACGACGAGCTCGCCGAGTTCAGCAGCCAGGGACCGCGGGTCGGCGACGGCGCCATCAAGCCCGACGTGACCGCGCCCGGCGTCGACATCACGGCGGCCGCCGCGCCCGGCTCCGCCATCGAGAAGGAGGTCGGCCAGAACCCCGAGGGCTATCTGACGATCTCCGGTACGTCCATGGCCGCCCCGCACGCCGCGGGCGCCGCCGCCCTCCTCAAGCAGCAGCACCCGGACTGGAAGCACGCCGAACTGAAGGGCGCCCTCACCGGGTCCACCCAGGGAGACGGCACGTACACGCCGTTCCAGCAGGGGTCAGGACGTATCGCCGTCGACCGTGCCATCAAGCAGACCGTCATCGCCGACCCCGTCTCCGTCGGCTTCGGCACGCAGCTGTGGCCGCACACCGACGACAAGCCCGTCACCAAGAAGGTGACGTACAGGAACCTCGGCAAGGACGAGGTCACCCTCGACCTGACGGTGTCCGCCACCGACCCCGAGGGCAGCCCCGCCCCCGCCGGGTTCTTCACCCTCGGCGCCAAGAAGGTCGCCGTCCCGGCGGGCGGCACCGCCTCCGTCGACCTGACCGTGGACACACGGCCCGGCGGCACGGTGAACGGCACGTACTCCGCGTACGTCGTGGCGGAAGGCGGCGGTCGGACCGTCCGCACCGCCGCCGCGGTCGAGCGCGAGATCGAGCGGTACGACGTGACGCTCAAGACCATCGGCCGCGACGGTCGGCCCACCCCGCACCACGACTCCTCGATGTCGGCCATCACCGGCGCGGACAAGGGCCTCAACCTCTTCCCGCGGGGCGGAACCGCCAAGGTGCGGGTCGCCAAGGGGAGTTACCTGCTCGACTGGTCCATCCACGTCGACCCGGACGACGCCGACAACGGCACCGACTGGCTCGTCCAGCCCCGACTGACCGTCGACAAGAACATGACGGTGACGCTGGACGCCCGCAAGGCGAAGCCCGTCGACATCACGGTCCCCGACCGCGACGCGAAGCAGGTGTCGGGCGAGCCGCGCTACCTCTACGAGGGGTACGAGTCCTCCCCCACCAACGCCACGTTCAAGGGCCTGCGCACCGCCCACCTCGGCCCGGAGGTTCCCGAAGGGTTCAGCGAGCAGTGGCTCGGCACCTGGACGAAGGGGGCCGGGACGCGCTACGACATGCTCCTCGGCGGCACGGTGAAGAAGCTCTCCACGGGCTACACCAAGCATCTGAAGCGTGCCGACTTCGCCACGGTCAAGGTGCGCACCGGCGCCTCGGCCCCGGGGCGGACGGGCTCCCTCTCCGTCGCCGGGTATCTGCCTGCGGCGGGCGGCATCTCGCGCATCTTCGAGCCGACGAAGCTGCCGCGCACCACGACGACGTACGTGACCGCGACAGGCGGCACGAAGTGGGGCATCGGCTTCGACCAGTACGGCGACAAGGACGAGGAGGGCGAGCCGATCCTGGAGGGTTACTACGAGATGGCGCCCGCGGCCTTCACGGCGGGCCGCGGCTACACGCGGACGTTCAACGTCGGCGCCTTCGGCCCGGCCCTGAACGCTCCCGACACAGGCATCTTCCGCGAGGGCGACAAACTGGGCGGCCGCATTCCCGTCGTCGCCGACGGGGAGGGACATCCGGGGTGGAGCGCGTACTCCGCCGAGAAGTCGACGCTGTACCGCAACGGCACGAAGATCGCCGAGAACGACGACCCGGTGTCCGGCGGCGAGACGTTCACAGTGCCCGCGGGCGACGCCGAGTACCGGCTGACCGCGTCCGTGCGGCGTGACCCTAAGGTCGCCGCGGCCTCGTCGCGCGTGGAGGCGTCCTGGACGTTCCGCTCGAAGAACACGACGGCCCGCACCGAGCTGCCCGTCTCCACGGCCCGCTTCACCCCGAAGCTGGACCTGTCGAGCCGTGCCCCGGCGGGCGCGACCCAGTCCGTCCCGGTGACGGTGCAGGGCGCGGCGGCGGGCCCGGGGAACCTCAAGTCCCTTGCCGTGTACGTCTCGTACGACGACGGCCGGGCGTGGAAGAGGGTCACCGTCCGGGACGGCGGGGTCTCCGTGAAGAACCCGGCGAAGGGGAAGGGCATCTCGTTCCGCGCGAAGATCACGGACAAGGACGGCAACAAGTCGTCCGTGTCGCTGCACAACGCGTACTACGGCAAGTAG